The DNA segment GCGTCGCTGCGCTCATGGCGATACGTCCGCATATGGCGTTGATCGCCGTGGTGGCGCTCGCGATCGGGGCAACGGCTGGGTCGGTGAGCGGAATTCGTCAGCGCGGAGCGTCCAAATCGGCCTTGGTCCGACTGGCCGCGTTGGTCGCGCTCGTCGCGATCGGGTCGGTAGGTGTCACCCAACTCGGCAAGTTCTTCCAGGACGAGAACTCAGGCGGCGACACTGGCGTCAGGGCAGCGCTTGAGAAGACCCAGGAGCAAACGGGCACCGGTGGGTCCGAGTTCCAGCCGATCGCGGCCACGTCCCCGGTTGACCTTCCGGCCGCGGTGGTGACGGTGCTCATTCGTCCGTTCCCTTGGGAGGTCAGCAACGTCACTGGGCTGATCGCTGCGGCTGAGGGTGTGGTGTTTGTCGGCCTGGTGGTCGCTGGTCGTCGGCGCCTGCTGGGTTGGGCCAGGGCACTGCCGCGCAACCCCTACCTGATCTACTGCGCCGCCTATGCGCTGGTGTTCATCGTTCTGTTCTCGTACGTTGGCAACTTCGGCATTCTCGCTCGTCAACGGACGCAGATGATGCCACTGGTTCTCGTGTGTCTATCGATGCGCCCGGCGCCGCGACGACCGGTGGAGGTTCGGCGGGTTGCGGCCCGATGGGGACGAAATCATAAGGTGGACACCGGCGATGTTGCACTAGCCCGTGTTGGGCCGGGTGGCCACGATCTAGGCGGGGTTGGAGAATGCCAGAAGTAGAAGTGCGTCCGTCGAGCGGTGCTGTGCATGGTTGACCGGTCGTCGGATAAGCGGAGCGTTCGGTGACATGGGACTGTTGCCTTGCGTGAGTTCGTCGCGCTCTCGTGTCGGGTGGAAGCCTCGGGTACAGTGTTCGCCGTTCATGCCCGATCATTTCTTCCCCGATTCGTGAGGCGGCGCCGGTGAACAAGTTGCGTGCGGTGCTGAAGCGTCGCTGGCCATTGCTGGTGGTCGTTACGGTGTTCGGTCTCGTCGTCGGGGCCATCTCAGGTGCGTTGGCGAACAGCGACCAGGTGGTGTCCTACACGGCTTCCCAGACGGTCGTCGCCAACAGGAATTCGTCTGGCTACAGCGGTCTTGTGCCTCAAGACATGTTGCGGATCACCCGTGGCCAGGTGCCCGAACAGGCGGCGATCGCGCTCGGCCAGCCGGAACGGTCGGTAGCCCTCGCCGGGAAGATCGCGACGGCGTTCGACGACAAGAGCAGCAGCATCCGTATCTCGGCTACGAGCACCGATCCGGCCGAGGCCGCGAAGGTCGCGGCAGCGTTCGTCGACGCGTTTTTGGAAATGACGAACTCGGTGGCCCAAGCACCGTTGCAACAACAGATCAACGACGCGACGGCCCAACGCGACGCGGCCCAGGCGGAACTGGCGGTGTTCGACGCTCAATACCCCGACGTAGCGGCGATGGTGGCCAACCCGCTCACCGACGAGCTGACACGAATGCTGATCGACGAGCGGTCCAGCCTGCAGTCGAATCTCGACAGCGCGGCCGACAACCTGCGTAACCTCGAACGCGATCTTCAGCGGGCGGTGCCCTATGAGTCGCTGGGCCCCGAATCCCCACGTGTAGCCGAGGCCGGGCTGTTGGCAGTGCCGGCGTCGGCGCCGGTTCGTTCGGTGCTCCTCGGGCTGATCGGGTTGCTGCTCGGTGCAGTTGTGACGTTGGTGCTCGAACGCACGATGGCCCGGGTCGACACCCGCGGCGAACTCGCGATATTGGTCGACACTCCGATCATCGCCGAGGTCGGCTTTCTCAAGGAGAAGGACCGTCCATCCGACGCCGACGGGGTGTTGGAGTTGGGTGGCGGGTGGTCCGAACCGTTCCGTGCGGTGCGCTCCGCAATTCAGTTCGTGCAATCGACCGCAGACCCGGGCTCGGTTCCGCGCACCTTTCTCATCACCTCGACGATGCCGGGGGAGGGCAAGTCGACCACCTCGGCGCTCGTGTCGAAGGCCCTCGCCGAGGTTGGTGTGCCGACGTTGGTGGTCGGCGGCGACTTCCGCAGGCCGGAGGTTCACCGGTTGCTGGGTGCCAAGTCCGATCCGTCGCTAAAAGACCTTGCCAAGCTCGACACCGAACGGGCGACGATCGATGAAATCATCCAGTTCCCCGAAGGGGTCGACAACCTGTTTGTCGCGGCGGCGGGGGCGGCGACCCGCGAGGTCTCAGCGGTGATCGCGGCCGCCCGCGAGGTGTGTGTTGAGGGTGCCCGTCGAGGGGCGACCGTGATCGTCGATTCGAGTCCGCTGTCGGTCGCGAATGACACCGTCGACCTGTTGCCGGTGGTCGATTATGTGATCTTGGTGGTGCGATCGGGGATGACCACCGAAAAGGGTCTGCTCGAATCGCTGGACACGATCGAACGCGCCGGGCGCAAGGTGCTGGGCATCGTGCTCATCGGCACCCCCGACACCGGCCGCCAATACGCGTACTACTACCACGACTACTTCCAGGAGAGCTGACGAGCACCGTCCGCGTATTCAGAAGGGAGGTCGTCATCGAGCCAGACTCGTTCAATCGGTTGGCAACGACTTCGTCGGCTCAATGCCAGCATGTGTGCTCGCTCTCGTCCGGTCGGATCGCAAGAGCCGAACCCGTTGTTCCCGGCATCGACAGACGCAGCGGAAATGCCAACGCTTCGGCCAGCGTTCGCTCCTTGGCTGGATGAGGAATTCTCTGTTTCGTCGTGCGTCGACAGCCGCGCGCAGGGTTGGGACGGGATCTGACGGACGCCTCGCGTCAATTCGTTGATGGTTCAGGGGTCATCGAAGTCGGTGGTCGCGCATTCGCGACGCTCGCTCGTGTGTCGATCTCCCTTGCGTCGCTCGTCGCCGGATCGCGGCTCGTTGTCGCCGTGGTGCTCGGTGGCCATCGTTGGGTCCAGCTCATCTGGACGTCGAGTGGATGCTTACAAGACGGAACCGAACGCGGACGAGACCCTTAACGTGTCGGTGCGGGCCGAAAGCAAGCGAACGAGGTCCTCAACACCCCAAGTTCCCCATCCAACGCGACGCTTGCGCTGGTACCATTCTTCGTCCGTCTTGAAGTGGAGGTTCCCTCTTGGTCGACCTTGCACCCGCCGCCAACCCAGGCTTTCTGGCCGTGAGCGTGATCCCCTTACTCAACCCGGGCGGAGTGTGACCGAATTGTCGCCGCGGTCGAAGGGGCAGGCGGTTGGCGACCGGCGAGCGTGACCGGCTCCGGCTACGACGACGGCGTCGATCCCGACACGCGATCTACCCTGTCGGCGCCCTTGCCGCCGTCGGTTGCCGGCGCGACCCTCAACACCATCGGCCGTGCCGTCGCTCAGGCGAACGCCGAGATGTGGCGCTACGACCTCACCGGGTTTGTGCCCTTCGAGATCCCGACCGTGCTCCGCTACGAAGCGGCCGTAGCCGACCATTTCCGTTCCCACATCGACGCCGGCCCGTCGCACTCCACCCGCAAGCTGTCGTTCTCGCTGCAACTCACCGACGGCGACTCCTACCAGGGCGGCGATTTGATCTTCGGTGAGCGCCTGGCCGACGGCTACCGCAATCAGGGGTCGCTGGTGGTCTTCCCGTCGGTGAGCCTTCACGAGGTGACCCCGGTGTTTCGCGGCGTCCGCCATACCGTCGTCGGTTGGATCCACGGACCGACCCTGCGATGAACTATGCGACATGACTGACTCCGCAGGATCGTCCCCCGGCTTCGACTCGCCGCTCCCGTTCGACATCGGTGCGGCCGAATCCGAGAACGCCGCGGTAGCGAGTGGATCCACCCTCGAGCCGATCGCCGTAGAAGCAGCGATCTTGAGGCTTTCGCCGCTGACGAACGGCTATATCGTCGGCGTCGCCGCCGCGGCGGTGTACAACCCTGACGAGGTCGAGAGAGCGCAGGATGCCGTCGTGGCGGGCTCACCGCACCGTGCTGAGTTCGATGCACGCGTCGCCGCTGTCGTCGAGCAGGCGAACAGCGGCTTCTTCCATTTCGAGCTGAGGACGTTGCACGGGCCCGGCGACCCCACGCTGGTGACGTTCGACGACGGCGACCAGATCGTGAGCCTCACCCGCGACCACTCCGACCGGAAGCTGACCGTCGTGTTGGTTCTGGCGATCGACGGCGTGGAAGCCGGTCGGCTCACCCACCCCGGCGCCGAGAATCCCCAGGAGCTCACGGTCGGATCCGCTGTGGCGTTTCCGTCCTACGTCGTGCCGACGATCGACCTCGGCGGTAGCGGGTCCATGCGAGCCCTCATCACTCACGCTGTCGGGCCTGCGTTTCGCCGATCCCGACCTCCGAACCCAGGACTTACCGCCAAACCCGAGGTTCACCGCCGCCCCCACGCCGCGTCGCATAGCGTCGAGAACAACTCCGAGCCCGGCGCACCGCTCGTGACCACACCGATCGGCAGCCGCTCGACCAAGTGCAGCGCCGCTCGGAGCCCGGCGTTGTCCCACCGATGAACGAGGTGCGCCGCCGAGCAGACCGAGTCGGTCAACGTCGCAACGGGTCCAGGTAGGACGATGCCGTTGAGCGTGACCATGTCGGGAGTCGACCCAGGGGGCAGCGACGGGACTTCCAGCATCGGCGGATCCTCATCGGAGCCCGCTGGGTGAAACACGGCGAGTGCCGTCGACAGGAACGACACCCTGTTGGCGCGGAGGTCCGACCGCATGACCGACGTCACGACGTCACGCAGCGCTGGATGGACGAGCGCTGCGCCCGCATCGGTGCGCAGGATCGGCCCGCCGATCAGCACCTGATCACCCGATGACGGCGCCCGCAGAATGGCGGCCACGGTCGAACGCAGCGCTGCTCGCGCCTCGTCGACGTCGAGGCCGATCCAGCGCACGTTGCCGAACCCGTCGAGTATCTGTTGCACCCTGGCGGTACGTCCCGAGGTTTCTCGCAGGATGAACGCCTCGATCCCGTCACGGTCGATGTCGCTGAACGTCGCGGTTTGCGGGAGCAGGTCGAGGATGGCGTTTACGGGTGCTTCGCGGATGAGCGGGGTGTTAGGGTCCCGGGCGCGTAGCAGGGGCCCTGCGAATCTGATGGTGTCTTACGCCGGTCGGATCCAGAGGTGCCCCTGCTGTGTTGAACGCTACGCGCGCGTGCGAGCTGTTGGTTGGTCTGCCTGCGGTGAACATCCTCGAGGTGCGAGAGCCACTCGTCGGACGCATCGAGATCACCGTCGAATCTCGGATTTCTACGCCCGCTTGTGTGGGGTGCGGGGAGCGGGCGTGGGTGAAGGACCGGCCCGTCGTCGAGCTCGCCGACCTCACCTGCTTCGGCCGACCCGTGAGGCTGCGGTGGCGCAAGCACCGGTTCTGGTGCCCGCGGTCGTGGTGTCGGGTCGGGTCCTGGACCCATGAGGACTCCCGCATCGCGGCGCCGAGGTTGTCGGTGACCGATCGTGCGGGCCGGTGGGCGACGCTGCAGGTCGGTCGGGCAGGGCGAGCGGTCAGCGACGTCGCTTCCGAGCTGGGCGCGGACTGGCACGCCATCAACGACGCCGTGATCGCCTATGGCCAAGCTCTACTCGACGCGGACGTCGACCGGGTCGGCGCGGTGGAGGCGCTCGGTGTGGACGAGGTTCTCTTCGGGCGCTTCGGCCGGTGGCGGACCCAGGCGTGGTCGACCCAGGTTGTCGACGTCGCCCGTGGCCAGCTGCTCGACGTGATCCCCGGCCGATCCGCCGCCGGGCTGTGTGAGTGGCTCAGAGCCCGAACCACGGCGTGGCTCGACGGCATCGCCTGGGCGACGCTGGACCTGTCCGGGCCGTGGCGTCTCGCCTTCGACACGATGCTCCCTCACGCCGTCCAGCTCGCCGATCCGTTCCATGTGGTGAAGCTCGCCAACCAGCGTCTCGACGAGGTGCGGCGCCGGGTGCAGAACGAGACCCTCGGACACCGGGAACGCGGGCGAGAGAAGCTCCTAGGCCTGCTCGAAGCCGGTGACCCCCGCGGCGAGGTCCGCATGGCCTGGCACGCGAAGGAAGTCGTGCGGTCGATCTACGACATCGACGACCCCGCCCTCGCAGCGGAGTTCGTCGAGCGGCTCGGTGTCGACCTCCAGGACCAGTCGTGCCCGGCGGAGCTGAACCAGCTCGGTCGTAGGATCGTTCGCTGGTCGG comes from the Microthrixaceae bacterium genome and includes:
- a CDS encoding 2OG-Fe(II) oxygenase; this translates as MTGSGYDDGVDPDTRSTLSAPLPPSVAGATLNTIGRAVAQANAEMWRYDLTGFVPFEIPTVLRYEAAVADHFRSHIDAGPSHSTRKLSFSLQLTDGDSYQGGDLIFGERLADGYRNQGSLVVFPSVSLHEVTPVFRGVRHTVVGWIHGPTLR
- a CDS encoding transposase, whose protein sequence is MLNATRACELLVGLPAVNILEVREPLVGRIEITVESRISTPACVGCGERAWVKDRPVVELADLTCFGRPVRLRWRKHRFWCPRSWCRVGSWTHEDSRIAAPRLSVTDRAGRWATLQVGRAGRAVSDVASELGADWHAINDAVIAYGQALLDADVDRVGAVEALGVDEVLFGRFGRWRTQAWSTQVVDVARGQLLDVIPGRSAAGLCEWLRARTTAWLDGIAWATLDLSGPWRLAFDTMLPHAVQLADPFHVVKLANQRLDEVRRRVQNETLGHRERGREKLLGLLEAGDPRGEVRMAWHAKEVVRSIYDIDDPALAAEFVERLGVDLQDQSCPAELNQLGRRIVRWSAQIAAWHRAQVSNGPTEAVNNLVKRVKRVAFGFRRFAHCRIRALLYAGRPNWALLAVVTPR
- a CDS encoding CpsD/CapB family tyrosine-protein kinase, encoding MNKLRAVLKRRWPLLVVVTVFGLVVGAISGALANSDQVVSYTASQTVVANRNSSGYSGLVPQDMLRITRGQVPEQAAIALGQPERSVALAGKIATAFDDKSSSIRISATSTDPAEAAKVAAAFVDAFLEMTNSVAQAPLQQQINDATAQRDAAQAELAVFDAQYPDVAAMVANPLTDELTRMLIDERSSLQSNLDSAADNLRNLERDLQRAVPYESLGPESPRVAEAGLLAVPASAPVRSVLLGLIGLLLGAVVTLVLERTMARVDTRGELAILVDTPIIAEVGFLKEKDRPSDADGVLELGGGWSEPFRAVRSAIQFVQSTADPGSVPRTFLITSTMPGEGKSTTSALVSKALAEVGVPTLVVGGDFRRPEVHRLLGAKSDPSLKDLAKLDTERATIDEIIQFPEGVDNLFVAAAGAATREVSAVIAAAREVCVEGARRGATVIVDSSPLSVANDTVDLLPVVDYVILVVRSGMTTEKGLLESLDTIERAGRKVLGIVLIGTPDTGRQYAYYYHDYFQES